One Streptomyces formicae genomic window, CGGCATGGCCGATGTGGCCCGGGTCGCGGGCGTCTCCGCGCAGACGGTCTCGCGCGCCCTCTCCGACCATCCCAACGTCCGCGAGGAGACCCGCGCCAAGGTGCTCGCCGCCGTGGAGCGGCTCGGCTACCGCAAGAACAGCGCGGCCCGGATCCTGTCGTCGGGCCGCAGCAGGACGATCGGCGTGGTCACGCTGCAGACGACGTTCTACTCCCGCCTGACCTTCACCTTCGGCGTGGAGAGCGCGGCGTACGAGGCGGGCTACTCGGTCTCCACGGCGTCGACGGCGTCGCTCGACACCTCGGCCGTCGAGGCGGCCCTGTCCCGGCTCGCCGATCAGCGCGTCGAGGGCATCATCCTCGCCATCCCGCTCATCCATGTGAGCCCCCGCATCGAGCAGTTGACGGACTCCCTGCCCACGGTGACCGTCGACGGCTCGCGCACGGCGGCCTCCGAGGTCGTCGCGGTGGACCAGGTGCGGGCCGCCGAGCTGGCGACCCGCCACCTCCTCGACCTCGGACACGAGACCGTCTGGCACGTCTCGGGCCCCGGCGAGTGGCTCGACGCGGCGAGCAGGATGCGGGGCTGGCGGCAGACCCTGGAGGCCGAGGGCCGGATGGTCCCGCCCGTCCTGGAGGGCGACTGGTCCCCCTCGTCCGGCTACCGCAACGGCCTGCTCCTCGGCCGCATCCCCGAGGTGACCGCCGTGTTCGCCGCGAGCGACGAGATGGCGTTCGGCGTGATCCGCGCGCTGCACGAACTGGGCCGACGTGTGCCCCAGGACATCTCCGTGGTGGGCGTCGACGACATCGAGCTCGCCGAGTACTGCTCCCCGTCGCTGACGACCGTGGCGCAGCCCTTCACGGAGATGGGCGCGCTGGCCTTCGGCCATCTCCTGCGGCTCATCGACAACCCGCGGGCGGAACCCGAACCGGCCTCCGTCCAGCCGAAGTTGATCGTCCGCACGAGCACGGCGGCGGCCGCGGGGGCGGCGGACCCGGGTCCGGGCTGACCCACGGGCCGGGCCCTACCGCCCGCCGATCACCCCCAACGCGCGAGAGCATCGGCTCCGTCGGCTCCGCGGGGGGGGGGGGGGCAGCCAGGCCATCTCGGGGCCCCGGCTCGAACACCGGTGAGGCGTCCGACAGGCGGGGCAGCGGCAGTTCGTGCCCGTCCCCTCCTGGCCTCGCGTCCGCGGCTCCTCCGGGCCGCGCCGACAGACACCAATGTTATGGGTACATGACAGCTAGGCGTGGGGCGTGCGGGGTCGTACGTTGCTTGGCGGGCGACGGACGACGCGGCTCCTCCCGTCACTTGGCGGACGAGCGGCGCGCAGGTCCGCCCGTCGCTCGCCGTACCCCCCACGCGATCGCTTCGAGAAGGAGTTTCTCGTGAGCCGTAGACTCTCCGCCCGCTTACTGACCGCATGCCTGGTCCTGGCCCTCGGGTCGGGCACCGCGGTCGCCGCCGGTCCGGCACCGGGTTCCCCTTCCGGGGTCACCGGTCAGAGCCGCGTCCCCGATCCGTACTGCTACGACGAGCCGTCCCGGCCGGACGCCGATCTGACCGACCTCAAGGCCGGGTTCACCTCCTCGAACTGGATGCGGACCCTCCAGGCCATGTACAAGCGGCGCTGGCCCAGCGGGGAGGCACTGGCGATCGCCCAGGCCAACGACAGGTACTGGGACCAGTTCGTGGACAAGCGGAGCTTCGACGGGTTCGCCGAGTCGATGATGGTGGCGATCCACGAGGAGACCCACATGTGGGACCTCGATCCGTCCCGCACCGACTGGGACGTCCACATCGCCGCCTGGATCAACGGCGGTCAGCAGGCGCTCGCGGTGCCGCTGCACGGCGGCTTCCCCCGCAAGGAGATCCTGCCGCTGATCAAGGACAGGCTGAGCTCCTCGATGGACGACATCTATCTGCGGGACAGCACCCAGGGGTCGTACCGACTGCAGGGAGTGCTGGCCGAGCAGAACGCCGGGCTGACCGGACTGCCCTCGGTCACCGTGCTCCAGGAGTTCATCAAGGGAGTCGGCGCGAGCAACGCCCGCGACATCGCCGCCACCAACCTGCGGTACCTGCTGCTCTACCTGCGCGTCGCCAAGGACAAGCACCCCGCCTACTGGGCCCAGATCAAGGCCGAGCCCAAACTGCGCGACCTGGTGCTCACCCAATTCCTGCGTACGGCCTACTGGTTGGAGAAGTCCGCGCCCTACACCGGCAAACTGGGCAGCAAGGACGCCGACAAGATCACCGCGACCAACTACGCCCCGGAGAACATCGCCGTCCTGGAGGAGTTCACCGGCCGTAAGGTCCGCCTGGACGCACAGAAGAACTGCACCGCCTGAGCACCCGACCGGCGCCCGCCCCCTCGCCCCGGGACGGGCGCCGGTCTCACCCCGCCAGAACCGCTCTCACCGTCTTGCCGCCGCGGGGCGTGCCCACGACCTCCAGGCGCTGGGCGAGCTGGCGCACCATCGCGAGGCCGCGGCCGCTCTCCCGCGTGACGTTGGGACGACGGACCTTGGGGTGGACGGGGCTCGCGTCGTACACCTCGACGGTCACCCGGTCACCCGCCACCTCCACGCGCAGACGGCAGCCGCCCCGGGCGTGCTGGACGGCGTTGGCGACGAGTTCGGACACGATGAGCGTGACGTCGTCCATCCGCTCCGCGGTCACCTCGCACGTGCGCCGATGGGACCTGGCGAGGAACGCCGAGGTCAACTTGCGCGCCCGGCCCGCCGATGCGGGCTCCTGGGGCAGCGCGTACTCCACACATGCGGTAAGCCGATGGGCGCGCCCGTGCGCACGCATGACAGCTCACATCCCCTCCCTGGGACAACCGGCGAACATGCGGTTCGTGCTCCGCCGCCGGGGCCGCGATCTGTCTTGCGCGGCCGTTCCTGTCCCACGGTGATTCCCCCCTCGGGTGATCGCCAACCGACCCGTCGGCGTACGTGTACGGGCTCACCGTTCCCTGGCAGCATGCGGGTCCATGACAAAGACACCGCGTCCGTACAAGGACTATCAGGACGAGATCTACCTCGACGGGCTGCGTGGGGTCGTGCCGCCGTTCCCCATGACATATGCGGGGCTTGAGGACCGCGCCAGGGCCGCGCTGCCTCCCTCGGTGGTGTCGTACGTGGCGGGCGGCGCGGGGGACGAGCGGACGCAGGAGGCCAACGTCACCGCGTTCGAGCGCTGGGGCCTGATGCCGCGCATGTTCGTGGGTGCGAACCGCCGCGACCTGTCCGTCGACCTGTTCGGACTGACGCTGCCCTCGCCGCTGTTCATGGCTCCCATCGGTGTCCTCGGCATCTGCGCGCAGGACGGCCACGGCGATCTCGCGACCGCGCGCGCCGCCGCGCGGACCGGGGTGCCGATGATCGCCTCGACGCTGTCCGCCGACCCCCTGGAGGCGGTGGCGGCAGAGTTCGGCGAGACGCCCGGCTTCTTCCAGCTGTACACGCCGACGGACCGGGAGCTCGCCGAGAGCCTGGTGCGGCGCGCGGAGAAGTCCGGGTTCAAGGCGATCGTCGTCACCATGGACACCTGGGTCACCGGGTGGCGGCCGCGCGACCTGAGCACCGCCAACTTTCCCCAGCTGCGCGGGCACTGCCTGGCCAACTACTTCAGCGACCCGGTCTTCCGCTCCCGGCTCGCGACCGCCCCCGAGCAGGATCCGCAGTCCGCGATCCTCACGTGGGTGCGGCTCTTCGGCAACCCGCTCACCTGGGACGACCTGCCGTGGCTGCGCTCGCTCACCTCGCTGCCGCTGATCGTGAAGGGCCTGTGCCACCCCGAGGACGTGCGCCGCGCCAGGGACGGCGGGGTGGACGGCGTCTACTGCTCCAACCACGGAGGGCGCCAGGCCAACGGCGGTCTGCCCGCGCTCGACGTACTGCCCGATGTCGTGGCGGCCGCCGACGGTCTGCCCGTCCTGTTCGACTCGGGGGTGCGCAGCGGCGCGGACGTGGTCAAGGCCGTCGCGCTCGGCGCCACCGCCGTCGGCGTGGGCCGCCCTTACGCGTACGGACTCGGCATCGGCGGGGTCGACGGCGTCACGCACGTCCTGCGCTCGCTGCTCGCCGAGGCCGATCTGCTCATGGCCGTCGACGGCTACCCGACCCTCGCGGATCTCACGCCCGACGCGCTGCGGCGGGTGCTCTGACGCGATCCCCCGACCCACTCGACTAGACACCTTCAAGTTTCATGTGAGACATTTATGTCTCATTCGAACTTGGAGTGTTACGCCATGACCCCGCAGCGTGATCCACGGCGCTGGGCCGTCCTCGCGATCCTGTCCGGCAGCCTGCTGCTGATCGCCATGGACACCACGATCCTGAACGTCGCCTTCCCCTCCCTGGTCGCCGATCTGCGGCCCAGCTCCGTGCAGCAGCTGTGGATCATCGACATCTACGCCCTGGTCCTCTCGGGACTGCTCGTCACCGCGGGCGCCCTCGGTGACCGGTGGGGCCGCAAGCGGCTGCTCCTGATCGGCTTCGGGATCTTCGCGTTCGCCTCCCTGCTCGCCGTCTTCGCGACGGCCGCCTGGCAGGTCATCGCCGCCCGCGCGCTGCTCGGCGCCGGTGGCGCCGCGATCATGCCCGCCACCCTGTCGATCCTGCGGAAGGTCTTCACCGACGCCCGCGAGCGCGCCTTCGCGTACGCCGTGTGGTCCGCCGTCATCGGTGGCGGCATGGCGCTCGGCCCGGTCGTGGGCGGGTTGCTGGTCCAGCACGACGGCTGGCACTCCGCGTTCCTGATCAACATCCCGGTCGCGCTGCTGGTCATCGCGCTCGGCCTGTGGATCCTGCCCGAGTCCCACCAGCCGCGCGAGGGCCGCTGGGACTGGTGGGGCGTCGGTCAGTCCGTGGTCGGCATGCTCGCCCTCGCGGGCGGCATCAAGCAGCTCGGCAAGGGCGGTCCCGCCGACCCGACGGCCTGGGTGCTGCTCGTCGTGGCCGCGGTGACGCTCACCGTCTTCGTCCGCCGTCAGCTGCGCCTGGAACATCCGCTCCTCCAGGTCCGTCTCTTCGCCTCGCGGCCGTTCTCCATCGCCGCCGCCTCGATCTTCCTCGGCATGATCGCGCTGGGGTCCGCGCTGTTCCTCATCACGCAGTGGTTCCAGTACGGACAGGGCTACACCCCGCTGGAGGCGGGCATCAGGCTGCTGCCCGCGCCGCTCGGCCTGGTCATCACCTCGCTGATCACGCCCGCCCTCATGCACCGGCTGCCGATCCGCCACGTGATGGGCGGCGGTCTGCTCCTGATGACGGGGGGGCTCGCCCTGCCGTGGCTGCTCCAGCTGTCGGGGCCGCTCGGCTACGGCGAGGTCGCCGTCGCGCTCGCCGTGCTCGGCTTCGGCGTCGGCATCGCGACGACCGCCGCGTCGGTGACGCTGATGGCGTCCACCCCGGCACACCACGTCAGCGGCGCCGCGGCCGTCGAGGAGACCTGCTACGAACTCGGCGCCGCCATGGGCGTGGCCGTCCTCGGCTCCATCGCCACCGCGCTGTACCGCGTGAACCTGCCCGACCTGGGCCTCACGTCCGACACCGCGGCGGCCGTGAGCGACTCGGTCGGCGAGGCCGCGCGGGTGGCGGGCGAGCTCACAGGACCGGCGGGCGCCGCCCTCCTCGCCCGGGCCGGTGAGGCGTTCACCTCCGGGATGACGCCGACGTTCCTGATGGCGGCCGCGCTGCCGCTGGCGGCCGCGGCGCTGACCTGGGCGAGGATTCCGAAGAACCTCCGCCCGACGGAGAACGCCCACTGACGGGCGTTCGACAACGGCACTCCCAACTGGCAACATCCGCCCCGCACTTCACGCCTATCATCTGTTCGACCCCGGGCCACCAGTGGTGGCCCGGGGTCAGCACGTGTTCCACAGCGAGAGGACAACGGGGAATTGAGTTCCATACGTAAGCGCGGCACCCGCAAGCGCCGGGCGGCCATGGCCGCGGTGGGTGCCGCGGCGGCCGTCGTGGCGGGCCTGCAACTGTCGCCCAGCGCGTTCGGCACCGACGACACGGAGCCGCAGGGCGCACGCCCAGCCGCCGGGCCCGCCGAACTCGCGGCACGCCAGACCGAGACCGCGGACTTCGGCGTCTCCGGCACCGACGGGACGGCCTTCGAGGACGGAGTGCTGTCCCTGAAGCAGCCCCCCGCCCGGCGTTCGGCCGCCGCGGCGGCCGCCCCGCACGGCGACGGCTGGAAGTCGGGCGGCGCGTCCAAGTACCTCGCCACCGGCTACACGATCAAGTTCTACGACAAGAAGGCCGCGGACTGGCTCGCGCCCTACGTGAAGCGCTCGGCGACCGAGCTCCAGCGCGTCACCGGCCTGCCGGTCACCGTCGACACGAACCCGGTCGGCTGGGACTACGAGAGGCCCAAGGGCGAGATCGTCGTCGGTCTGCTGCACCATCCCTGCGTGCCGCCCGCCGACGGGGGCTCCACCGGCTGGAAGGTCGTCCGCGACGGCTCCGGCACCAAGAACCTGAGCTGCGGCTTCTACTCCTCGTCCGTCGCCGACACGGTGACCAGCGGGCACGCCTACATCGACGACGAGTTCTTCACCGCGGACGGCAAGGCGAAGCCCTCCTGGGGCGAGCCCTACCTGCGCAACCACGTCAGCCACGAGCTCGGGCACACGATGGGCCTCGCGCACGCCAACCGCAGCGCGGAGCGCGGGGACTGCGTCAAGGGCACCGACTCCGGCGAGAACCCGGTGATGTGCACGCCCACCATGGCGTACCAGGACAAGCGGGCGGGCACCTACGTCCAGCAGTACGACGTCCAGGGCCTGCGCCATCTGGCCCGGGGCGGCGGCGCCAAGCTCGCGCCGCAGGGCAAGGTGACCGGCATCGGCGCCAAGTGCCTCGACACCAAGGGCGGCAAGCCCGCCAACGGCACGCAGATCCAGCTGTACACGTGCAACGGCGGCCCCGGGCAGTCGTGGATCCTGGGCAAGGACGGCACATTCCGGGCTCTCGGCAAGTGCCTGGACAACTACCGCAACGCCGGCACCAACGGCAACAAGATCAGCCTCTACGACTGCAACGGCGGGGCGTCGCAGCGCTGGTCGGTCAACGCGAAGGGCCAGATCGTGCACGCCGCGTCCGGCAAGGTCCTGGACGTGACGGGCGGCTCCACCGCCAACAGCACGAAGGTCCAGCTGTACACGGCGAACACGAACAAGCGGCAGGTCTGGGTGACCCCCAAGTAGCCACCTGGGCAGCCGCCCCGGCAGCCGTCTCGGCAGCCACCTCGGCAATCGCCCGGAACAGTCGTCGCCACCCTCGGGGGCGGGGCCGCTCACGACCGCGGGACAACAGCTACAGTCACCTGCGATCAGCCCCGCCCACCTGGGAGAACCTCCGACCATGGCCGTCGACGAACTGGACACCCGCATCCTGCGGCTGCTCCTCGAACAGCCCCGCACGAGCCTGCGCGAGTACGCGCGGCTGCTCGGCATCGCCCGGGGCACCCTCCAGGCCAGGCTCGACCGCCTCGAGCGGGACGGCGTGATCACCGGCACGGGCCCTTCCCTCTCCCCCGCGGCGCTCGGGCACCCGGTCATCGCCTTCGTGCACATCGAGGTCACCCAGGGCCACCTGGACGAGGTGGGTGACGCGCTCGCCGCCGTGCCCGAGATCATCGAGGCGTACTCGATCACGGGCGACGGCGATCTCCTCACCCGGGTCGCGGCGCGGGACAACGGCCACCTGGAGGACGTGATCCAGCAGCTGATCCAACTGCCCGGCGTGGTGCGCACCCGGACCGAGATGGCACTGCGCGAGCGCGTGCCGCACCGGCTCCTGCCGCTCGTCGAGTCGATCGGCAGGGCGGCCGCGGCACGCCCGTGATCTGCGCCTTTGGCATGCTTGGTGCCATGAGCACTTCCAGCGGCACCTCGGTCATCTTCGATCTCGACGGCACCCTCGTGGACAGCGAGCCCAACTACTACGAAGCGTCACGGGCCCTGCTCGCGCAGTACACCGAACGCGCGTTCACCTGGGCCGACAACGAGCAGTACGTCGGCATCAGCTCGCACGAGACGCTCGCGCTCTGGAAGAGGGAGTACGGCATAGCGGCGACGGTGACCGAGCTGCTCGCCGACCTCGACCGCCGCTACCTCGCCCTGGCCCGCGCCAGCACGCCCGTCTACCCGGAGATGCGCAAGCTCGTCGAGCGACTGCACGACGCGGGCGTGCCGATGGCCGTGGCGTCCGGTTCCTCGCGGGCGGCCATCGAGGCCATCCTGTCCGGCACGGGCCTGGACGCCCAGCTGACGACGCTCGTCTCCGCCGAGGAGGTCCCGCACGGCAAGCCCGCCCCCGACGTGTTCCTCGCCGCGGCCGACCTGCTCGGCGCGTCCCCGGCCGACTGCGTGGTCTTCGAGGACGCGGCGCCGGGCGCGGCGGCGGCCCACGCGGCGGGCATGCGGTGCGTCGCGATCCCCTACGTCGCCGCCCACGCGGACGACCCGGCGTTCGCGAGGTCGGAACTCCTGTTCCGCGGCGGACAGCAGGAGTTCACGGCTCAGGCGGCGCTGGAGACACTCGCACTCGGCTGAGCGAGCCCGCGCCCCTTCAGGGGCGCGGGCTCGCCAACCCGGCCACCACAGTCCCGGAAGCGCCTACCCAGTGATGACGCGCAATAGAGGTGAGAGGCGGGTTCGCGCCTCTATGCCCATGGACTGCAGGCCACCACCACGTTGCTGTTGTTGACGGTGCATGCCCGGATCTTGACCCCCTTGACGTTCACTCCGGCCTTGGAATGTGCGCTACTGGACTTGGAGTCACCCTTTCCCCCTTCGGCCTTGCCGAGGATGCGGGTGGTCCACTCCCAGGCGGCACCGTTCTGCCAGTTGTAGCCCACCTCCATCCGCACGCCGTAGGTGTCGGCGGCACGGTCCCACACCGTGCCCGAGAGGCTCACTTTGTAGCCTTCCCATTCCACGGCTACGGAGGCGTAGGCGCCGAGGGTGGCATCTGTTTCGGCGTAACGGCCGTTGGCGTACGGGATGTATCCGTTGTCCCAGTGGTCAGGACGTTCCTCCGCCGAGGCCGGGGAAGCGGCCAAGGTGAGGCAGAGGGCGGCACCGAGGGCGGCGCCGAGGATCGTCTTGGCTGAGCGAGGTGCCACGAGGTATTCCTTTCCCGGGGATCAGCATGAGGACTTCGCGTCGGCGACGCTCAAATGTCGAGGAGCCGGGCCTTATAGATCACTTTCGGCTTCGTCGTCTCCCCGGATACAGCCGGGACCGTGACGGGGCCCGTCATGTCCGGATACCACATGAACCGGACCTTGTCGTCGCCGTATTTGTTCCCAAGGGTGTCCGCTGTCCAAGCGGCACTACCCGACCTGTCACGGGCGAAGGATTTCACCGATTTCGCCGGAATCGACCACTGAATGAACGCGTACCCTCCGGCCTTGTTGATCTGGAGGATTTCAGTTGAGCTTGTCGCCCAGAGGTACTCGGGCTCCAAGGGGTCGGGCTGAAGATCGTGCCCATTCTTGAAAAGGTCGCTGACTATTTCGATGTTTGCCCTCTCGAGGCGGGCACCCTCTCCCTTTCCGATCACCTTGTACGACCGGAGCTTGTTTCCGCCGTAGATCCACACCAGTTTCTTGTCGCGGTCCCACACGACTCCGTGTGCCTTCCAGAAGGCGCGATCCTTATCCGCGATGGGGATCTTCTTGAGTGGCCCTACGCTCCCTCCGGTGGGGGCCGCGTACATCTCGTAGCACCCGCCCGGTTCGCTTTCGCCCCTCGGAGGCGGGTCATATTGGCCCAGCCCCCGCGGTCCAACGACGATGATCACCTCATGCTCGGGAACATACTCCAGGGAATGCGGGAAGTTCGTCAGTCCACTCACCCAACCGAGAGGAGCACCGTCGCTGTTGCGGTGGATTGTCACGTGCCCCTCAGTAGAATCTCCTCCGCAGATGAGAAAGGCTTTCTCACCTTTCCCGTTATCGAGCGTACGAACCTTGAGTTCCAGCGGGTCCCAGCCGACCGCCCCGTCCTTGCCTGTGCGGAACGTCGCCCACGGATTGCCGAATTCCTTCTCACCTTTTGTGTTGGTGTGGATGTCCCCGGTGTGATGGTTCGTGATGATCCCGTTCGCCACGTCCAGCAGAGCCAGGTTGAAACCCGCCCGCCGAGCCTGTGCGCGCGGCTTGTGCACGACTCCGTACGCAGGAGCGGCCAGCGCCCCGACGGGGAGAGCCGCGGCACCGACCGCAAGCGATCCGCGCAACAACTGCCTTCGATTCAAACCCATATAGTCCTCTCCTACCTTGGTTTTGAGCTTGCCGAGAAGGGCTGGAAGCACTGAGCCGCTGAGTCCGCCGCATCGGGGCCCACCTGAAACCCGTCAGGTTGAGCACGGCGCCCCGCCCGCACACCGATGAGGCCGCGATGGGTGCCATGCTCACTGCACCGGCCACAGCGCCGCCATGGTTTCGGTTCTGGCCGAACCGTGGACGGGAGCGATCGCTGCACAGGAGGAACCGATGCTGCGCATACGTTTCACCGCTGAGGATCTGCTGCAGGTCACCATCGCCCCCCGGCCCGCACCACTGATGGAAATGGTGCTGGCCCTGGCGACTTCGCGGCGCAAGGACCTGCCGGCCTTCTACGGCCGATGGCAGCGCCATGCCCGGCAGTCCCTCCCCCGTGGCGCGTACCCCCTGGGCGAGCTGGTGGCCGCTACCGGCCGGGGGCCGATGTTCCTCGACCCCGTCACTCACGTACTGGAGGAAGGCGTCGACCTCGTGCGAGGGGCGTCGGCTGAATTCGTACGCACTGAACTGCAGCGCGTGTGCACCCGCAGGGCCCCGTCGTTGTGGGCCCGCGGCCTGGCCGACCAGGACCACGACGCCTGGAGTGTCCTGAACGAGTCCATCGGCGCCGCCTACGGCAGCCTCCTGGAACCACACTGGAACCGCATTCGGTCCGGTTTCGATGCCGAACGCGCCTGGCGGGTACGGCAGATGGCCGACCACGGCATCCGCCAAGCCCTGTCGAGCCTGGGGCCCGGAGCGCACTGGCAGGGCACCACCGTCAGCTTCCCCGCCCCCTACGACTGGGAGGTCACGCTCAACGGCCAGGGCCTGCTTCTCTTACCCTCCTTGTTCTGGCACGGCTGGCCCTTGATCGCGGAACCCCCCGACGCCCCCAGAGTCCTGGTGTACCCGGCCACCACGCCGCTGCCCCTCCTGGACAAACACCTCACAACAGATCCACTCGCCGCCCTGCTGGGCCGCACGCGCGCGGCGACCCTGGCGGCCCTCGCCCAGCCACGCACCACCAGCGAGCTGGCCCAAGAACTGCACATCAGCCAATCCTCGGCATCGGAACACGCCAAGGCCCTGCGCAACGCGCAACTCGTCACCACAGCGCGCGACGGCAAAGCCGTCCGGCACTCCTGCACGCCCCTCGGTCTGGACCTCCTCACCCCCGCACGCGCGTTGGGGTGAGCTGGCCCGACTCCACCGCGCGGCACTCGTCCTCCGGCTCTACCAGGTGCGGAGGTCGCCCCAGGCGGGCGTGGTGCCGCGCTTGAACCAGGCCCAGCCGGAGCCTGTGTACGTCTTATTCTTGTACTTGCCCGTGTAGTGGATGGTGATCGGTCCATCCATGCGCCACCACCAGTTGGGCAGGCGCGTCCATGCGTTGGGGGTCGCTATCCACGGGGACCAGACGCGCTTGCCGTGCTGGTTGAAGCCGTAGAGCCGCACGTAATCGGAATGGTTGGTGTGAATGGAGGCCTGGACGTACTTGTGTGCCGCGACCCGCGGCCCCACCGGTGCCGCCGTCTCCCCGCCCGCCATAGCCGAGGACGAGGCCGAGTCCACGTACGAGGATGAGCACGAGGCCGCCTGGTGAGGGGCAGCCTGAGCCGTGGAACCGAGTGAGCCGAGCAGTCCCACTGCGAGCACA contains:
- a CDS encoding LacI family DNA-binding transcriptional regulator — its product is MRTANGEEDNGRPPGMADVARVAGVSAQTVSRALSDHPNVREETRAKVLAAVERLGYRKNSAARILSSGRSRTIGVVTLQTTFYSRLTFTFGVESAAYEAGYSVSTASTASLDTSAVEAALSRLADQRVEGIILAIPLIHVSPRIEQLTDSLPTVTVDGSRTAASEVVAVDQVRAAELATRHLLDLGHETVWHVSGPGEWLDAASRMRGWRQTLEAEGRMVPPVLEGDWSPSSGYRNGLLLGRIPEVTAVFAASDEMAFGVIRALHELGRRVPQDISVVGVDDIELAEYCSPSLTTVAQPFTEMGALAFGHLLRLIDNPRAEPEPASVQPKLIVRTSTAAAAGAADPGPG
- a CDS encoding ATP-binding protein, producing MRAHGRAHRLTACVEYALPQEPASAGRARKLTSAFLARSHRRTCEVTAERMDDVTLIVSELVANAVQHARGGCRLRVEVAGDRVTVEVYDASPVHPKVRRPNVTRESGRGLAMVRQLAQRLEVVGTPRGGKTVRAVLAG
- a CDS encoding alpha-hydroxy-acid oxidizing protein, whose product is MTKTPRPYKDYQDEIYLDGLRGVVPPFPMTYAGLEDRARAALPPSVVSYVAGGAGDERTQEANVTAFERWGLMPRMFVGANRRDLSVDLFGLTLPSPLFMAPIGVLGICAQDGHGDLATARAAARTGVPMIASTLSADPLEAVAAEFGETPGFFQLYTPTDRELAESLVRRAEKSGFKAIVVTMDTWVTGWRPRDLSTANFPQLRGHCLANYFSDPVFRSRLATAPEQDPQSAILTWVRLFGNPLTWDDLPWLRSLTSLPLIVKGLCHPEDVRRARDGGVDGVYCSNHGGRQANGGLPALDVLPDVVAAADGLPVLFDSGVRSGADVVKAVALGATAVGVGRPYAYGLGIGGVDGVTHVLRSLLAEADLLMAVDGYPTLADLTPDALRRVL
- a CDS encoding MFS transporter, which translates into the protein MTPQRDPRRWAVLAILSGSLLLIAMDTTILNVAFPSLVADLRPSSVQQLWIIDIYALVLSGLLVTAGALGDRWGRKRLLLIGFGIFAFASLLAVFATAAWQVIAARALLGAGGAAIMPATLSILRKVFTDARERAFAYAVWSAVIGGGMALGPVVGGLLVQHDGWHSAFLINIPVALLVIALGLWILPESHQPREGRWDWWGVGQSVVGMLALAGGIKQLGKGGPADPTAWVLLVVAAVTLTVFVRRQLRLEHPLLQVRLFASRPFSIAAASIFLGMIALGSALFLITQWFQYGQGYTPLEAGIRLLPAPLGLVITSLITPALMHRLPIRHVMGGGLLLMTGGLALPWLLQLSGPLGYGEVAVALAVLGFGVGIATTAASVTLMASTPAHHVSGAAAVEETCYELGAAMGVAVLGSIATALYRVNLPDLGLTSDTAAAVSDSVGEAARVAGELTGPAGAALLARAGEAFTSGMTPTFLMAAALPLAAAALTWARIPKNLRPTENAH
- a CDS encoding ricin-type beta-trefoil lectin domain protein, giving the protein MSSIRKRGTRKRRAAMAAVGAAAAVVAGLQLSPSAFGTDDTEPQGARPAAGPAELAARQTETADFGVSGTDGTAFEDGVLSLKQPPARRSAAAAAAPHGDGWKSGGASKYLATGYTIKFYDKKAADWLAPYVKRSATELQRVTGLPVTVDTNPVGWDYERPKGEIVVGLLHHPCVPPADGGSTGWKVVRDGSGTKNLSCGFYSSSVADTVTSGHAYIDDEFFTADGKAKPSWGEPYLRNHVSHELGHTMGLAHANRSAERGDCVKGTDSGENPVMCTPTMAYQDKRAGTYVQQYDVQGLRHLARGGGAKLAPQGKVTGIGAKCLDTKGGKPANGTQIQLYTCNGGPGQSWILGKDGTFRALGKCLDNYRNAGTNGNKISLYDCNGGASQRWSVNAKGQIVHAASGKVLDVTGGSTANSTKVQLYTANTNKRQVWVTPK
- a CDS encoding Lrp/AsnC family transcriptional regulator, whose product is MAVDELDTRILRLLLEQPRTSLREYARLLGIARGTLQARLDRLERDGVITGTGPSLSPAALGHPVIAFVHIEVTQGHLDEVGDALAAVPEIIEAYSITGDGDLLTRVAARDNGHLEDVIQQLIQLPGVVRTRTEMALRERVPHRLLPLVESIGRAAAARP
- a CDS encoding HAD family hydrolase translates to MSTSSGTSVIFDLDGTLVDSEPNYYEASRALLAQYTERAFTWADNEQYVGISSHETLALWKREYGIAATVTELLADLDRRYLALARASTPVYPEMRKLVERLHDAGVPMAVASGSSRAAIEAILSGTGLDAQLTTLVSAEEVPHGKPAPDVFLAAADLLGASPADCVVFEDAAPGAAAAHAAGMRCVAIPYVAAHADDPAFARSELLFRGGQQEFTAQAALETLALG
- a CDS encoding twin-arginine translocation signal domain-containing protein, which codes for MLPALLGKLKTKVGEDYMGLNRRQLLRGSLAVGAAALPVGALAAPAYGVVHKPRAQARRAGFNLALLDVANGIITNHHTGDIHTNTKGEKEFGNPWATFRTGKDGAVGWDPLELKVRTLDNGKGEKAFLICGGDSTEGHVTIHRNSDGAPLGWVSGLTNFPHSLEYVPEHEVIIVVGPRGLGQYDPPPRGESEPGGCYEMYAAPTGGSVGPLKKIPIADKDRAFWKAHGVVWDRDKKLVWIYGGNKLRSYKVIGKGEGARLERANIEIVSDLFKNGHDLQPDPLEPEYLWATSSTEILQINKAGGYAFIQWSIPAKSVKSFARDRSGSAAWTADTLGNKYGDDKVRFMWYPDMTGPVTVPAVSGETTKPKVIYKARLLDI
- a CDS encoding helix-turn-helix domain-containing protein; the protein is MLRIRFTAEDLLQVTIAPRPAPLMEMVLALATSRRKDLPAFYGRWQRHARQSLPRGAYPLGELVAATGRGPMFLDPVTHVLEEGVDLVRGASAEFVRTELQRVCTRRAPSLWARGLADQDHDAWSVLNESIGAAYGSLLEPHWNRIRSGFDAERAWRVRQMADHGIRQALSSLGPGAHWQGTTVSFPAPYDWEVTLNGQGLLLLPSLFWHGWPLIAEPPDAPRVLVYPATTPLPLLDKHLTTDPLAALLGRTRAATLAALAQPRTTSELAQELHISQSSASEHAKALRNAQLVTTARDGKAVRHSCTPLGLDLLTPARALG